A DNA window from Mauremys reevesii isolate NIE-2019 linkage group 17, ASM1616193v1, whole genome shotgun sequence contains the following coding sequences:
- the LOC120384971 gene encoding erythroid membrane-associated protein-like, giving the protein MVKCKCWELGGEAGTRCAQGRRRSGGGVTVTLDPDTAHPQLALSEDRRHVRWGHARQDLPDNPERFDTGSVITLRGGRGSRKLEQPANTDSRGVILVCVCQATRASNMEKAPFEEILSLALSLLHQKKDRASLKCW; this is encoded by the exons atggtgaa Gtgcaagtgctgggagctggggggggaagcgggcacgcggtgcgctcaggggaggaggcggagcggaggtggag tgacggtgactctggatccagacacggctcatccccagctcgccctgtctgaggatcggagaCATGTGAGATGGGGACACGCCCGGCAGGATCTGCCCGACAATCCTGAGCGATTTGACACTGGATCAGTCATAACcctgagaggggggagggggagcag GAAGTTGGAACAGCCCGCCAACACAGACAGCCGAGGAGTGATTTTGGTCTGTGTGTGCCAAGCTACCAGAGCCAGCAACATGGAGAAGGCACCTTTTGAAGAAATCCTCTCGCTTGCACTTTCACTCCTGCATCAGAAAAAGGACAGAGCTTCCTTGAAGTGCTGGTGA